One region of Haladaptatus cibarius D43 genomic DNA includes:
- a CDS encoding dihydrolipoamide acetyltransferase family protein, which yields MVREFKLPDVGEGVAEGELVSWLVEEGDEVSEDQPVAEVETDKAIVEVPSPVNGSVRELRAEEGEVVPVGNVIITFNVEGEDDEDTATESAESEEPTESQEEVAEEPEVSEETETPEGRVFAAPSARRLARELGVDIATVEGTGPSGRVTEHDVRTTAESTTDEVEQETDEVQPDDDLDIQPENISSGGGGPAPDSVEPADRERTLAAPATRRLADEQGVNLNAVPAVEEHDGQAFVTPEAVREYAEAQQQAQAADAAAVATGETGPREERIPYRGIRRTIGKQMQKSKFTAPHVTHHDTTEVSELVETREELRGIADEQGIKLTYMPFVLKAVVAALKDFPYLNSALDEENEEIVVKNYYNIGIAVATDDGLMVPVIKNVDQKDMLQLASEMNELVEKARDRTISREEMQGGTFTITNFGAIGGKHATPIINHPEVGILGLGSLKKRPVVVDDEVEARPVLPISMSIDHRIIDGAIVAQFANQLLEYLHNPKLLLLE from the coding sequence ATGGTACGCGAATTCAAACTCCCCGACGTCGGCGAAGGTGTCGCCGAAGGTGAACTCGTCAGTTGGCTTGTCGAGGAAGGCGACGAGGTCAGCGAAGACCAACCCGTCGCGGAAGTCGAGACGGACAAGGCAATCGTGGAGGTTCCCTCCCCGGTTAACGGGAGCGTCCGCGAACTCCGCGCAGAGGAGGGCGAAGTCGTCCCCGTCGGCAACGTCATCATCACGTTCAACGTGGAGGGCGAGGACGATGAGGACACGGCCACCGAGAGCGCCGAATCCGAAGAGCCGACGGAATCACAAGAGGAAGTCGCCGAGGAGCCAGAAGTTTCGGAGGAAACCGAGACTCCCGAAGGACGCGTCTTCGCGGCACCGAGCGCACGCCGACTCGCGCGTGAACTCGGTGTGGATATTGCAACCGTCGAAGGCACCGGGCCGAGCGGTCGCGTAACCGAACACGACGTTCGCACGACGGCCGAAAGCACGACGGACGAAGTCGAGCAGGAAACCGACGAAGTCCAACCGGACGATGACCTCGACATTCAACCTGAAAACATAAGTTCAGGTGGTGGCGGACCGGCACCGGATTCGGTCGAACCTGCTGACCGCGAACGAACACTGGCCGCACCCGCAACCCGGCGACTCGCCGACGAGCAGGGTGTCAATCTTAATGCCGTACCCGCGGTCGAAGAGCACGACGGACAGGCGTTCGTCACGCCGGAAGCCGTGCGGGAGTACGCCGAGGCTCAACAGCAAGCGCAGGCAGCGGACGCCGCCGCAGTCGCAACGGGCGAGACTGGCCCACGCGAAGAGCGGATTCCGTACCGCGGCATTCGGCGAACTATCGGCAAGCAGATGCAGAAGTCGAAGTTCACCGCGCCGCACGTCACTCACCACGACACGACGGAAGTGTCGGAACTGGTCGAGACGCGCGAGGAACTGCGCGGTATCGCCGACGAACAGGGTATCAAGCTTACCTACATGCCGTTCGTGCTGAAGGCGGTCGTCGCCGCGCTCAAGGACTTCCCGTACCTCAACTCCGCACTGGACGAGGAGAACGAGGAAATCGTCGTCAAGAACTACTACAACATCGGTATCGCAGTGGCGACCGACGACGGCCTGATGGTTCCCGTCATCAAGAACGTAGACCAGAAGGATATGCTCCAACTCGCCTCGGAGATGAACGAACTGGTCGAGAAAGCCCGCGACCGCACCATCTCCCGCGAGGAGATGCAGGGCGGAACGTTCACCATCACGAACTTCGGCGCGATTGGCGGAAAACACGCGACGCCTATCATCAACCACCCCGAAGTCGGTATCCTCGGACTGGGGTCGCTGAAAAAGCGCCCGGTCGTCGTGGACGATGAGGTGGAAGCGCGGCCGGTGCTCCCGATTTCGATGTCCATCGACCACCGCATCATCGACGGTGCAATCGTCGCGCAGTTCGCCAACCAGTTGTTGGAGTACCTGCACAATCCGAAACTGCTCCTGTTGGAGTAG
- the lpdA gene encoding dihydrolipoyl dehydrogenase, with protein MVVGDISTGTDVLVIGAGPGGYVAAIRAGQLGLDVTLVEKDAYGGTCLNYGCIPSKAMITASDLAYDANNAEDMGIYTKLDVNYGEMVDWKDDVVSQLTGGVEKLCKANGVSLMEGRAEFADDKSVRVVHGGEGQGSETVEFENAIVSTGSRAIEVPGFEFDGEHILSSREALALDDVPESIVIVGAGYIGMELAGVFAKLGSDVTVVEMLDSVLPGYEDDLARPVKKKADELGIDFHFGQAAKEWEESGDGITVMTENEDGEVSEFGAEKALVAVGRQPVTDTLELENAGIETDEKGFIQTDDRARTEQEHIFAIGDVAGEPMLAHKASKEGQVAAEVIAGKPSALDYQAMPAAVFTDPEIGTVGMTEAEAEAQGFEPVVGKFPFQASGRALTTGHAEGFVRIVADEPSGFVLGAQIVGPEASELIAELGLAIEMGATLEDLAATVHTHPTLSEAVMECAENALGHAIHTLNR; from the coding sequence ATGGTCGTCGGAGACATCTCGACAGGAACGGACGTGCTGGTTATCGGCGCAGGACCGGGTGGCTACGTCGCCGCGATTCGCGCCGGGCAACTGGGTCTGGACGTAACGCTCGTCGAAAAGGACGCCTACGGCGGAACCTGCCTGAACTACGGGTGCATCCCGTCGAAGGCAATGATTACGGCGTCCGACTTGGCCTACGACGCGAACAACGCCGAGGACATGGGAATCTACACCAAACTCGACGTGAACTACGGCGAGATGGTCGATTGGAAAGACGACGTCGTCTCCCAGTTGACCGGCGGCGTCGAAAAGCTCTGCAAGGCAAACGGCGTCTCGCTGATGGAAGGCCGTGCCGAGTTCGCTGACGACAAATCGGTTCGCGTCGTCCACGGCGGCGAAGGACAGGGTTCGGAAACCGTCGAGTTCGAGAATGCAATCGTCTCGACCGGAAGCCGAGCAATCGAGGTTCCCGGCTTCGAGTTCGACGGCGAGCACATCCTTAGTTCGCGGGAAGCACTCGCGCTGGACGACGTTCCGGAGAGCATCGTCATCGTCGGCGCAGGCTACATCGGCATGGAACTGGCGGGCGTCTTCGCCAAACTCGGTTCCGACGTGACCGTGGTCGAAATGCTCGATTCGGTGCTTCCCGGCTACGAGGACGACCTCGCACGCCCGGTCAAAAAGAAGGCCGACGAGTTGGGAATCGACTTCCACTTCGGGCAGGCGGCGAAGGAGTGGGAAGAATCAGGCGACGGTATTACGGTCATGACCGAGAACGAGGACGGCGAAGTCTCGGAGTTCGGTGCCGAAAAGGCGCTCGTGGCGGTCGGTCGCCAACCCGTGACGGACACGCTCGAACTCGAAAACGCGGGCATCGAAACTGACGAGAAGGGCTTCATCCAGACGGACGACCGCGCCCGAACCGAGCAAGAACACATCTTCGCAATCGGTGACGTGGCGGGCGAACCGATGCTCGCGCACAAAGCCAGCAAGGAAGGACAGGTCGCCGCGGAAGTCATCGCGGGCAAACCCTCGGCCCTCGACTATCAGGCCATGCCCGCCGCGGTGTTCACCGACCCCGAAATCGGCACGGTCGGCATGACGGAAGCGGAAGCCGAGGCACAAGGCTTCGAACCGGTCGTCGGCAAGTTCCCGTTCCAAGCCAGTGGTCGCGCACTGACCACGGGCCACGCCGAAGGATTCGTCCGAATCGTCGCCGACGAACCGAGCGGGTTCGTCCTCGGCGCGCAGATTGTCGGGCCGGAAGCCTCCGAACTGATTGCCGAGTTGGGACTGGCAATCGAGATGGGTGCAACGCTCGAAGACCTCGCCGCGACGGTTCACACCCACCCGACGCTCTCGGAAGCCGTGATGGAGTGTGCCGAGAACGCGCTCGGACACGCGATTCACACGCTGAATCGGTGA
- a CDS encoding DNA-directed DNA polymerase II small subunit produces the protein MPLETPARIVRELTSRGYNADREAVTLLANAPDPDGALNEAVESAPEHALKISVEHVRNVLDSASSESASSASSLSENGDVSIPDNTPFSTGTKNTESSVHEVTSPVETEGSISRNEALQSVGIEGDVTGQSTGTGEYDDFVTVFRDRFQRLSGQLRGRVNARPTNAVASMPGGSDAAMVGMISDIRSTASGHWLVELEDTNGTFPCLIMKDKEFASVVNELLLDETIAVEGTLSSDAGILFVDSLHFPDVPRTYKPSTADRHVQAALISDVHVGSQEFMADAWSRFTSWLHTEEAEHVEYLLIAGDMVEGVGIYPNQDEELDIIDIFEQYEKFSEYLKEVPGDMEIVMIPGNHDAVRLAEPQPGFDEELRDIMDVHDARITGNPSTVTVEGVSVLMYHGVSLDEVIAEMPEEKASYEEPHKAMYQLLKKRHVAPQYGGHTRVAPEEKDYLVIDEVPDIFHTGHVHKLGFGKYHNVLAMNSGCWQSQTDFQKSVNINPDSGFAPVVDLDTLDVTVHKFA, from the coding sequence GTGCCATTAGAAACCCCGGCTCGAATCGTCAGAGAACTCACGAGTCGCGGGTACAACGCCGACCGAGAGGCCGTGACGCTTCTTGCAAACGCGCCAGACCCAGACGGCGCGCTCAACGAGGCAGTCGAGTCCGCCCCCGAACACGCGCTGAAAATCTCCGTCGAACACGTCAGGAACGTTCTCGACTCGGCTTCATCGGAGTCAGCTTCATCGGCATCGTCTCTATCGGAGAACGGAGATGTTTCCATCCCCGATAATACCCCCTTTTCTACTGGAACGAAAAACACCGAATCCTCAGTGCATGAGGTGACCTCTCCAGTTGAAACAGAGGGGTCCATCTCACGGAACGAAGCCCTTCAGTCGGTCGGTATCGAGGGCGACGTAACCGGACAGAGCACTGGAACCGGCGAGTACGACGATTTCGTTACGGTGTTCCGCGACCGTTTCCAGCGGCTTTCGGGACAACTTCGTGGTCGTGTCAATGCTCGTCCAACGAACGCAGTCGCCAGCATGCCGGGCGGAAGCGACGCCGCCATGGTCGGGATGATAAGCGACATTCGTTCGACGGCGAGCGGACACTGGCTTGTCGAACTCGAAGACACGAACGGCACGTTCCCGTGTCTCATCATGAAGGACAAGGAGTTCGCCAGCGTCGTGAACGAACTCCTGTTGGACGAGACGATTGCCGTCGAGGGAACGCTTTCGAGCGATGCCGGAATCCTGTTCGTTGACTCGCTTCATTTCCCCGACGTTCCGCGAACCTACAAACCATCGACCGCCGACCGCCACGTACAAGCCGCACTCATCAGCGACGTTCACGTCGGCAGTCAGGAGTTCATGGCCGACGCGTGGTCGCGGTTCACCAGTTGGCTGCACACCGAGGAGGCAGAACACGTCGAATATCTCCTCATCGCAGGCGACATGGTGGAGGGCGTCGGTATCTATCCGAATCAGGACGAGGAACTCGACATCATCGACATCTTCGAGCAGTACGAGAAGTTCTCGGAGTATCTGAAAGAAGTCCCCGGCGACATGGAAATCGTCATGATTCCCGGCAACCACGACGCGGTTCGACTCGCCGAACCGCAACCGGGATTCGACGAGGAACTCCGCGACATCATGGATGTTCACGATGCCCGAATCACGGGCAATCCCTCTACAGTTACAGTCGAAGGCGTCTCGGTACTGATGTACCACGGCGTCTCGCTGGACGAGGTAATCGCGGAGATGCCGGAGGAAAAAGCGAGTTACGAGGAACCGCACAAGGCGATGTACCAACTCCTGAAAAAGCGTCACGTCGCCCCGCAGTACGGTGGCCACACCCGCGTTGCACCGGAGGAAAAGGACTACCTCGTCATCGACGAGGTTCCCGACATCTTCCACACTGGTCACGTCCACAAACTCGGATTCGGCAAGTACCACAACGTCCTCGCCATGAACTCCGGTTGCTGGCAATCACAGACGGATTTCCAGAAAAGCGTCAACATCAATCCTGATTCGGGATTCGCGCCAGTCGTGGATTTGGATACGTTGGACGTGACGGTTCACAAATTTGCTTGA